A stretch of Porites lutea chromosome 5, jaPorLute2.1, whole genome shotgun sequence DNA encodes these proteins:
- the LOC140937430 gene encoding clathrin light chain A-like translates to MTQRIPRVHHAKKQSRESKGAATNAIRDIIVYTSHSGSKMDNFEEDPAADFLAREQDDLAELGEDFGGGGAETNGLDGFGDSGLETLDNEPVVNGFAEESSHQPVAQLQRESEPESVRKWREEKAALLSKMDSEEKEQIEEWREKAKKELHDWYERRDEQLGKTQTSNRADEEAFVSDRDDTSSTGHDWERVCRNCDFNPKGTKNTKDVSRMRSIFLQLKQTPLAKD, encoded by the exons ATGACGCAGAGAATTCCCAGGGTGCATCACGCTAAGAAACAATCCCGAGAATCCAAGGGAGCAGCAACCAACGCCATCCGGGATATCATAGTTTACACGAGTCATTCCGGTTCCAAAATGGATAACTTTGAGGAAGATCCTGCTGCCGATTTTTTGGCCCGAGAGCAAGATGATCTCGCTGAGTTAGGAGAGGATTTCGGCGGCGGAGGAGCCGAGACAAAC GGATTAGATGGATTTGGAGACAGTGGGTTAGAAACATTGGATAATGAACCAGTTGTCAATGGGTTCGCTGAAGAG AGTTCTCATCAGCCAGTCGCACAACTTCAGAGAGAATCCGAACCAGAATCTGTCAG GAAATGGAGGGAAGAAAAGGCTGCCCTCCTCAGTAAAATGGATAGTGAAGAAAAAGAGCAAATAGAAGAATGGcgtgaaaaagctaaaaaggaACTTCATGACTGGTATGAAAGACGAGATGAACAGTTaggaaaaacacaaacaagtaatag GGCAGACGAGGAGGCTTTTGTCTCAGACCGTGATGATACTTCCTCAACCGGGCATGACTGGGAACGTGTGTGCCGCAACTGTGATTTCAATCCCAAGGGAACAAAAAATACTAAGGATGTATCGCGCATGCGTTCAATCTTCTTGCAACTAAAGCAAACACCTCTTGCAAAGGATTAA